Genomic segment of Desulfobacterales bacterium:
CACCCGGCTATCGGACGTCAGGTTCACAACATATCGCTCCGGCACATCCACCGTAAGGCGGATTTCCCCCAGATCCAGCAGCGTAACGATCGCCCCGCCCGGATTGATCCACTCCCCGACCTGGGTATGCTCATGGGCGACAATCCCGGGAAAAGGCGCCAGAACCTTTTTCCGGCTGATTTCATACTCAATCTGCTCCATTTCAGCGTCGCTTTGCAGCAGCCGCTTCTCCAAAACCAGGTGCGCATAAAAAGCGTTATCATATTGGGTCTCTGAAATACTTTTTGTTTCCCGCAGCTTGCTGATTCTTTGGAGTTCCTTTAGCGCATTTTCAAGATTTGCCTGTATAACGACTTTTGCGGCCTGGGCCGCTTTGAGGCGCAGCCGCAGATCGGTATCCTTTAACCGGACCAGCAAGTCGCCCCGCTTGACAGCGCTCCCTTCCTTGACCGGAAAGTACTCCACGATACCGGAAACTTCCGCAGCCACCGTGCTGACGGCGATGGCTTCAGCGGTCCCCACCAGCGAAATCTGCTCTGATACCAATCCCTGGGTAACCTGAGCGGCTTTCACCGGCACTTTGGGAGGCCCTTGCTGACCTGCTGCCAGCCCCGCGATAATTGCAAAATAACTGAAAAATATCAGCGGCAGCAAAGCTGTCTGCCGTCTTATCTGTGACCC
This window contains:
- a CDS encoding efflux RND transporter periplasmic adaptor subunit; translation: MGQLQPKGSQIRRQTALLPLIFFSYFAIIAGLAAGQQGPPKVPVKAAQVTQGLVSEQISLVGTAEAIAVSTVAAEVSGIVEYFPVKEGSAVKRGDLLVRLKDTDLRLRLKAAQAAKVVIQANLENALKELQRISKLRETKSISETQYDNAFYAHLVLEKRLLQSDAEMEQIEYEISRKKVLAPFPGIVAHEHTQVGEWINPGGAIVTLLDLGEIRLTVDVPERYVVNLTSDSRVSVLIKSISSDPISGRIYAILPRGDAAARTIPVRISMGNPGLKIKSGMEAVVTFNLANKKNALLVPKDAVVMSGSDRLVFKVLNGQVAPVMITILGYHNSTVAVEGDLKPDEWVVTRGNERLRPGQTVEIVP